A window of Agrobacterium vitis genomic DNA:
AAAAGCGCGTCTGCAAGGCGACTTGACTGAGCCGAACCTGGAGAATGGTGACGCCGATTTCCGCATTACCTATGGCCGGCATATAGAACCGCATCGACAATATGCGCGCCTGTTTACAGATATTGTGCTGCCCGTCTATGCACCCGGCTTCAAAGGCCGAGAGTTGGTAACGCGGCCGGAGCATCTCTTGCAATTGCCGCTCATCGAGATTGAATGGGCAGACAGTGAAGGACAGTCTCCAGGGTGGTCACAATGGGCAGCAGTACACTGTAAAAGCTCCCCATTTATCGAGCCTACATTGGTGTTTTCATTCACCAATGCGGCGCTCGATGCAGCGCTTTACGGTGAAGGCGTGGTTCTCGCGCAGTTGTCCATGGTTTGGGACGACATTGTAGCGGGCCGCCTGATCGTGCCATTCGACCTCCGGCTTCCCATGCCACAGCCCTACTATGTCGCGTGGTCTTCAGCCGCCTTCGACAAGCCTGCTGGCCGGGAATTTCATCGATGGATATTGAGCAAGGGGCGGCAGCAGGGAGATCTCGTCATCGATCCGTCCAAATGCATGAAAACAGGACGGGCCCATGAGGACAGCCGTCAGGCTTTTAAATGACGATAAGCACCACGCCAGTAAAGCAGGGGTTCGTTTGCATCGAAAGTTGCAATCGTCCGGACCAGCCCAATGACGATGGCATGAGAGCGATGAATGATCGCCTCTTCCAATTCACAGTCGAAGCTCGCCAAGGCTCCCTCCAAAGCCAGTCCTCCAGTCTCCATCTGCCACCATCGGGCGCCTTCATAGCGGTCGGCACCCTGAGCGCCCCCGAATCCCGAGAAGGATTGTGCCACCGCTTGATGTTCAGCCGATAATATATTGATGCAAAAGTGTCGGCCACGTTCAAGTGCTCGCCAGGAAGAAGACCCGCGGTTCAGTGCGGTCATGATGGTTGGTCCATCTGCAGAGAGCGCCGTGACCGACGTTGCCGTGAAGCCGGTACGTTGATCCCCCTCACCAGTCGTCACGACACACACGGCGCCGGCCAGATGCCGCATGGACGTTTTGAACTGATCCGCACTTGGTTTTGG
This region includes:
- a CDS encoding LysR substrate-binding domain-containing protein codes for the protein MAFEEFGRLGTMTAAAEALGITVGAVSQHIKSLERSVGISLVTRAGNSVKLTSAGQSYRNFLARGFQEFQDAQDAVRKIRSTSSITVSSLRSLAAKWLAPRMVEWQKISNGAKARLQGDLTEPNLENGDADFRITYGRHIEPHRQYARLFTDIVLPVYAPGFKGRELVTRPEHLLQLPLIEIEWADSEGQSPGWSQWAAVHCKSSPFIEPTLVFSFTNAALDAALYGEGVVLAQLSMVWDDIVAGRLIVPFDLRLPMPQPYYVAWSSAAFDKPAGREFHRWILSKGRQQGDLVIDPSKCMKTGRAHEDSRQAFK
- a CDS encoding flavin reductase family protein → MAEDEHSGPSLPKPSADQFKTSMRHLAGAVCVVTTGEGDQRTGFTATSVTALSADGPTIMTALNRGSSSWRALERGRHFCINILSAEHQAVAQSFSGFGGAQGADRYEGARWWQMETGGLALEGALASFDCELEEAIIHRSHAIVIGLVRTIATFDANEPLLYWRGAYRHLKA